The region GCTCTCCACCAGCATGGAGCCGCTGGAGACATAGGCGTGGTTGGCCTCGTCCCACTCGAAGATCTCCTCCAGCGTTCCCCCGGTGATCTGACAGCCGCTGAGCACGATCACGTAGTTGTGACTGCCGCAGTGCGGGCACTTGAAGGGTTCCATCATGACTGGGTTCCTGGGAACGGCGGGCCCCGCAGGGCCGGCTCTAAAAATCCCCGCTTTCCTGGGTGAAGGTGTAGCCGGGCAGGTTGGCGCCGTCCGCGCTTTTTTCCACTTTGACGCGCACGGTGTCCTGAGTGGCGGCGTTGGCGTCGGCGCGACGCAGGATGGCGTACTGGGTGAAGACTTCGTTGTAGAGCTTGGTGACCAGGAAGTTCACCCCGTTCTCGTCGCTGCGCCAGACCTGGCCGAGCTGGACCGCTTTCACCGCCATGGCAAGTTAAGACTACCCACCGCGCGCGCGCACGTCAAATCGCCGCGGCGGCGGTGCTACACTGGGCGCGCCGGGACGATTCCCCATGGAACCAGCGCTTCCATCTTCGCCGCTGCTCGGGATCGACGACTACCGCTATCCCGGCGGCTGGGCGGCGTCGAGTCACCCGGCGGAGCGCGCCTTCGCCTGCTGCCGCGCCCTGGAAGAGGGCCGCATCCTGATCTTTGCGGCCGTTCCCTTCGAGCTGCCCGCCGACGACCGCGCCTTCCTCATCTCGCAGCGGCAGACCGAGTCGCGCTTCCACAAGAACATCTCCTACCGGCCGCGCCAGGACGTGATGCGCGGCACCTCCAGCGAGAGCCGCGAGGACACGGAGCGCCTGCACGGCATCCTGCGGCGCTACTCCGCCGAGGTCACGCGCTTCCTCGAGGACTTCCTCCGGCCCTACGCCGGCAAGCTGGCGCTCGACTTCGCCAGCTTCCGCCCGCTGGAGGAGGCGGGGCGCGACCTGCCCCTGCACAAGCGCAACGATCTGCTGCACGTGGACGCCTTCCCGACCCGGCCCACGCGCGGGGCGCGCATCCTGCGCGTCTTCACCAACATCCATCCGCAGGCGCCGCGGGTGTGGCGCTGCGCCGAGCCTTTCCACCACCTGGCGCCGCGGCTGGCCATCCAGGCGGGACTGCGGAGGTTCGCGGCGCGGGGCGCGGCGCCCTGGCGTCCCTTGGCGCGCAATGCGCGGGCGGTGGCGCGCGCCGTCGGCATCCCCGCGCCCGACCGCAGCGCCTACGACGAGTTCATGCTGCGCTTCCACGATTGGCTGAAGGAAAATTCCGCCTTCCAGGAGGGCGCGCCCAGGGAGCCGGTGGAGTTCCCTCCCGGCGCGACCTGGCTGGTCTACACCGATGGCGTGCCGCACGCCGCGCTCAGCGGCCAGTACGCCCTGGAGCAGACCTACATCGTGCCTCGCGAGGCCCTGGTCTGGCCCCAGGTCGCGCCCATCAGCGTGCTGGAAGAATTGGCGGGCTGCGAGATGGGGCGGTAAAAGGTGTGGGACAGCCGAGTCGGGTTTGCCTTCGTTGTGGCCTTCGTGCGTACTTGGTGTCCTTTGTGGTGATCTTCTCAAAAGCATTGCCACAAAAGGTCACAAAGGTTTCACGAAGGAGCACAAAGAAAGAGCACCCGGACGGCCGACACGGCCGTCCTACGCGAACGCGCGGCCTATTCCTTCTTGGGCAACTTGCCGCTCAGCAGGTCGCCGAGCCGGGCGACGGGGCAGCGGACGCCCACGTAAAAAGCCCCGAAGGCCGCATACACGGCGCTGACCTCGTCGAAGCGCATCTCGTAGATCAGCTTCTTGAAGACCAGGGGATCGTCGGCGAACAGGTCCACGCCCCACTCCCAGTCGTCGAAGCCGATGGAGCCGGAGATGATCTGCTTGACCTGGCCGGCGTAGCGGCGGCCCACCTCGCCGTGCTCCGCCATCTGCCGCTGCCGCTCCTGGATGGGCAGGGTGTACCAGTTCTTCTCTTCCCCGCGCCGCCGGTCCATGGGATAGAAGCTCAGGTAGCGGCTCTCGGGGATCCTGGGAAACAGGCGCGGGGCCATGGCCTGGCGTTGGTGCTGCAGCAATTCTTCCGTCTCGCGCTTCCACTCGTCGGAATTGG is a window of Terriglobales bacterium DNA encoding:
- the hemQ gene encoding hydrogen peroxide-dependent heme synthase; this encodes MRPESKVDILAAHADLPALPLTLEGSSVLHQMMRFRWTAWKKLSPAQKKKIVAEAVKTLAPMEQQGESALYSILGHKADLIFVHFRPSFEELKSAELRLGSLELWDLLEPAGSYLSVIELGLYDSTVKLYRALTDRGVEPNSDEWKRETEELLQHQRQAMAPRLFPRIPESRYLSFYPMDRRRGEEKNWYTLPIQERQRQMAEHGEVGRRYAGQVKQIISGSIGFDDWEWGVDLFADDPLVFKKLIYEMRFDEVSAVYAAFGAFYVGVRCPVARLGDLLSGKLPKKE
- a CDS encoding Kdo hydroxylase family protein, giving the protein MEPALPSSPLLGIDDYRYPGGWAASSHPAERAFACCRALEEGRILIFAAVPFELPADDRAFLISQRQTESRFHKNISYRPRQDVMRGTSSESREDTERLHGILRRYSAEVTRFLEDFLRPYAGKLALDFASFRPLEEAGRDLPLHKRNDLLHVDAFPTRPTRGARILRVFTNIHPQAPRVWRCAEPFHHLAPRLAIQAGLRRFAARGAAPWRPLARNARAVARAVGIPAPDRSAYDEFMLRFHDWLKENSAFQEGAPREPVEFPPGATWLVYTDGVPHAALSGQYALEQTYIVPREALVWPQVAPISVLEELAGCEMGR